GCAACTTGATGAATTGGACAACGACTGCTTCGATTTGGATGACTACTAGATAATTTGCACAGTTGTAAAATCAGCAATCGAACgcaaaatttcaaatcaaactGTTCTGTTAAAtcatatacaaaaacaaaaaacaagagaaTTGAAGAGAGcaaatagaatattttaataatattattaaagcaagagaaaagagaaaacacCTTAAAAAGTGCACACAATCCTTCTTCCATTTTAACGTTGTTGgcgaataaaaaattataaattgcaaaaatccAATTAATTTTCCCCACatatatcattaaaaaattaaaacaaaaaagaatatacaaatgttaaatcaagagaaagcaacaaaatatacgACGGAAGCCGTTTTACGTGAAACAAAATAGCagcatttttacttttattgtatGACTAAATATGAGACATTCACATGTACTATCTTTAATTCTCTAATTAATATTCGCAAAGTTCTCCCAGACGCTCAATTTCATCTAATATAAAATCTAATTCGCTTGCTTCCAAAACGGGGAAACACGTCAAGACCATGCGGAAGAAATTGCCGAGCTTGCGACTGCTTAGAGGAGTATATCCAACCATCAATGTGCCGCTGTATGCCATCTGCTCCTTGATCTTTGGAGCAACCTTTTTAGGGATATAAaggaatatataattttgatttgatgaaataaataaaacgatcTTTTACCGTATATAAGCGCGTCCACCATTCGGGAGTTTCTTCTTTTCTGCTTACGCGCAACGCCTTGGGAATGTACCAAAAGGACACATTAGAGTATTCGTGTTTATCCAGCACCAACCTAAAGCGATCCGGACGTTCGCGCAGCTTCTGCTCCAGCAAACGGGACATATCAATGGCATGATCAACCAAATGTCCGTATTGTGCATAACCACGAGCCTTCAACATCAGCCAGAACTTGAAGGAATCGATTTTGCGGCCGCATTGGACACTCTTGTTGCCCGAGTCGTAGGAGACGTCATAGAACTTGTCCTGCTGAAACAGATAGTTGACCTCGATGCTGTTGCAGCGTGTCAGCAAATCCGATTCACGAGTGAGGAACAACGAGCACTGCAATGGGACACCAAGCGTCTTGTGCGGATTCCAGGCAAAGGAATCGGCGCGTTCCAGACCCGCTAACAGGGAGCGATATTTGTGCGCCAGCAACGCCGAGCCACCCAGACAGGCATCAACATGCAACCAGATGCCATGACGCTCTGCAGTGTCTGCCAGGCCAGCAATGTCATCAAAGGCGCCCAGGACCGTGGTGCCAGCTGTGGCATTGATGAAGAATGGCTCAGAGCCGCGTGACTTGGCTTCTTGGATCTTCAGCTCCAAGTCAGTGAGAGACATTTGCCCCTTGTCGTTGGTTAACACAGCAATGCAGTTGTCGGCCCCAAAGCCCAGCCAATGAGCGGCTTTCTTTACGCTGTAATGCGAGTCCTCAGAGGTGAAGATGGCCAGTGGACGCAGACCAAACATGCCGGTGCTCTTGACATCAGGATAGCGCTTGTAGCGTGCCAGGACTAGGCCATACATATTGGAAGAGGAGCCACCAGGCGCAAAGATGCCATCGCCATTGGTGTAACCAGCTAAACGGCAAACCGTTTTAATGACTTCCGTTTCAATCAAGCTAAAAACAGGTGCCACCTCAAAGGTGTAACTGGAAAAGGACTTAGTATTAGAGTGTATATAGAAATGGTTTTAGAAAGAGGACATTACGTGCTGCTGTTTAAGGCCTCGGTGAGCCATGCTCCCGCCAAGCCAAAGGGATCCATTTGGCCAAAGAGCTGATTGTGAAAGCGGCCATGACAAGTCTTTAGGGAATACTTGATAACCTTCTGGCATATCTGCTCAATCTCAGACAAAGTGTGCGTTTCCTCTTCGTTGATTGACAGGTCAAGCAGTTGCTGTATTTATAATCAATGGGAAATTTATAGTCAATGCAATTCTCAATTAAGCACACATGTTC
This is a stretch of genomic DNA from Drosophila albomicans strain 15112-1751.03 chromosome 3, ASM965048v2, whole genome shotgun sequence. It encodes these proteins:
- the LOC117571271 gene encoding cysteine sulfinic acid decarboxylase, with translation MASDNRSIVDGLRERLMDDWQILQNIFNLVQQKESVCADPALWSQEKLIEFKQPNELKQLLDLSINEEETHTLSEIEQICQKVIKYSLKTCHGRFHNQLFGQMDPFGLAGAWLTEALNSSTYTFEVAPVFSLIETEVIKTVCRLAGYTNGDGIFAPGGSSSNMYGLVLARYKRYPDVKSTGMFGLRPLAIFTSEDSHYSVKKAAHWLGFGADNCIAVLTNDKGQMSLTDLELKIQEAKSRGSEPFFINATAGTTVLGAFDDIAGLADTAERHGIWLHVDACLGGSALLAHKYRSLLAGLERADSFAWNPHKTLGVPLQCSLFLTRESDLLTRCNSIEVNYLFQQDKFYDVSYDSGNKSVQCGRKIDSFKFWLMLKARGYAQYGHLVDHAIDMSRLLEQKLRERPDRFRLVLDKHEYSNVSFWYIPKALRVSRKEETPEWWTRLYTVAPKIKEQMAYSGTLMVGYTPLSSRKLGNFFRMVLTCFPVLEASELDFILDEIERLGELCEY